Genomic segment of Arcobacter sp. LA11:
ATTATAATATTATACGTATTTTCAAATTACGTATTTGCACTTTCAAATACTCAATTTTTTGATAAATTGAATACTGAAGAAAAAGAATTCCTAAAAACACATCCTCAAATTATAGTATCAAACGAAAAAGATTGGGCACCTTATGATTACAATGAACAAGGAGTAGCAAAAGGTTATTCTATTGATTATTTAAAATTAATCGGATCAAAGTTGGGCGTAGAGTTTAAGTTTGAAACTGATACTTGGTCAAATCTAATAGAAAAAATTAAAGCAAAAGAAATCGATATAATTCACCCTATTTCTTATATTGAAAAAAGAAAAGAGTATATAAATTATGCTAAGAGTATTCTTGATGCAGATTTATCTATTGTAAGTACGGATATTCAGTCAGAAATAGACTCTTTAAATGATTTGAAATTTAAAACTGTTGCTGTTGTAAAAGGCTGGAGTTCAACAAAATATTTAAAAAAAAACTATCCAGAAATAATATTTAAAGAGTTTGATACTTCAAAGGAAAAACTTGAAGCTGTAGCCTTTGGAAAGGCAGATGCGGCTATTGAATATTTTATTACTGCTAATTATATTAAAAATAGATATTTACTGAATAATCTTAAAATAGTACATCGTATAGAGATAGAAGATTTAAAACGAAGTTTGCACATTGCAGTTAGAAAAGATTGGGAAATTTTAGTTCCAATTATTAATAAAGCTATTGAAAGTATTACAGAAGAAGAAATCTTATTATTAAACAGAAAATGGATGAATGTAAAAGATGATATTGTTGTTCTAACTGAACAAGAAAAAGACTTTTTAAAAAAGATTCCTTATATATTAACTCGTGTGGCAAAGGATTATTATCCTTTTTCTTTTACTGAAGATAGTAAGGAAAAAGGTTATGTAATAGACTATACAAATCTTATTGCTAAAAAATTAGGAATAGAAGTACGTTATGTAAAAAATCAAACTTGGAAAGAATCAATACAAGATTTAAAAGATACAAGAATTGATATTTTACCTATGATGAAAAAAACACCTGAAAGGGAAATGTATGCTATATTTAGTACCCCTCTTTTAGAAACCTATATAGGTATAGCAACATTAGAAAAGAATATAAAAAAAGCTTCTTTAGAAACTTTATCAGGTAAAAAAGTAGGTATTTTAGGAGGCTATTGGTTTGTAGATAATCTAAAAAAACACTATCCTAAAATAAAAAGAGTGATTTATAAAAGCAATTTAGAGGCATTGGTTGGTTTAAAAGCAGGAGAGATTGATGCTGTTGTTTCAACAGAACCTGTAATGCAATATCTAATAAAAAGAAATTTCTTTTCGGAAATAAAAACCAAACCTATATTAAATAATGTTTATTTACCTAAAACAATTGGTCGATATGCCATAAGAAAAGATTGGCCTTTAATGGAATCTATCTTACGAAAAACAATGGCTACGATAAAAGAAAAAGATATTTTGGCATTAAAAGAGAAGTGGTTTGGTAAAAGAACTAATTTCTCTAACCCTTTGGGATTAAAATTTAATAATGATGAATTAATGTACATGAAAAACAAAAAAGTTATAAAAATGTGTGTTGATCCCAATTGGATGCCATATGAACAAATCAAAAATAATAAACATATAGGTATGTCTTCTGATTATTTTGATATTTTTAGAAAAGTTATTCCTATTCCTGTTAAGTTGGTTAATACTGATAACTGGACGCAAACTCTTTCTTATGTAAAACAGAGAAAATGTGATTTGATTTCTTTAGCAATTCCTACTCCTATGAGATTAAAATACTTGGATTTTTCAAAAAGTTATATTGATGTACCTTTAGTAATGGCTACAGATCTTATGAAGCCTTTTGTTACGAGTTTCACAGATGTTTTAAATTATAAAATAGGTGTTGTAAAAGGGTATGCATATTATGAAATTTTAAAAAATAAATATCCTAAGCTAAATCTTGTAGAAGTTGAAAATGTAGATGATGGTATGAATAAGGTTATTTCTGGTGAGATTTATGGTTTTGTAGATTCCTTAGCCGTTGTAGGTTATAGTGTACAGAAGAATTATCTTGGAAGTGTAAAAATTGCAGGAGAGGTAGATGAAAATCTAGAACTTGGTGTTGCTGTACGAAATGATGAACCATTACTAAAAAGTATTTTTGACAAAATAATATCTGAATTAAAACCAAGTGATCACCGTAGTATCTTAAACAAATGGGTTTCTGTAACTTATGATAAATCTTTTGATTCTTCGTTAGCATGGAAAATTGCAATTGCAATTTCGATTATTTTAGGTTTCTTTTTCTATAGACAAAATATGTTAAAGAAACAAAACAATATGTTATTAAATTCTCAGAAAATATTACAAGAAGCAAATGAAGAGTTTGAACATTTGATTAATTCTACAATAGAAGCAATTTTTGTATGGAAAGATGACAAATGTATTAATGCAAATTCAGAAGCTGTGAAACTTTTTGGTTATAAGGATAAATCTGATTTATTAGAATTATCTGCACTTGACATAGTGGACCCGTTATTTCATGAAGAAGTAAAAGAGAAAAGAGAAAAAAAGTTAACTTCTGCTTATGAAATAAATGCTATAAAAATGGATGGTACTGTTTTCCCTGTTTTAGTAAAAGGATACAATTTTATTCTTAGAAATAGTGAAGTTAGAGTTTCTGCTTTTATTGATTTATCAGATATAAAACATAAAGAAAGATTATTGACAGAACATACAAAAATGGTTGCATTAGGTGAGATGTTAGGAAATATAGCCCATCAATGGAGACAACCTCTATCTGTTATTTCTACTGCGGCAAGTGGTATTCAAATACAAAAAGATATGGGGATGCTAAATGATAATATGTTTAATGAAACAATGGATTCAATTGTTTTAAATACTAATTATTTATCTAATACAATTAATGATTTTACAAATTTTATAAAAGATAATAAAACTAAAAAAGATTTTGATTTAAAAGAACATATCAAAAAAGATTTGACTATTTTAAATTCAATGATAAAAACTGAACATATTAATGTTGTTACAAATATTGAAGAAGATATTATTATAAATAATTTTGAAAATGAGTTTTCTCAAGCAATTATAAATATAATTTCTAATTCTAAAGATGCATTTGTTGAGCGTAATATAGAAAATAGACTTATTCTTATAGATGGAAAGAAAGAAAATAATACTGTTTTATTAACTATTAAAGACAATGCAAATGGGATATCTAAAGATATCCTTGATAAAGTTTTTGAACCTTACTTTACAACTAAACATAAATCTCAAGGAACAGGTGTAGGTTTATATATGACTAATAAAATCATTGTAGAGAGTATGAAAGGAACAATTGATGTTTCTAATGATAACTATACTTATGAAGGAGTTCTTTATAAAGGAGCCATGTTTAGGCTCACTTTATAATTATTGTTTTGGTGTTGTACACTCATCAATAAGATAGAAGATTGAATTATAATCTAATTCGGCTTGTTCACTTAATCCTATTTCACAAGTTTTTGATGTTGAGAATGCATATTTAGCATCTTTAACATCATCTTTTAAAAATCTAAGTGCAGAGTTATTTAATTCTGGGAAATTAAATCCTCTATCCCCTGCAAAACCACAACATTTTACATTGTCAGGAACAATAACATTTGTTGAACACATTTTTGCTAATTCAATGAATTTCTCATGTAATCCCATTTTTCTTGAACTACATGTTGAGTGAATAGCAATTGGTTCATCAATTGGATTAAAGTCAAACTCTTGCGTAAAATGTTCTAATGCAAATTCTATAGGTTCATAGATTTTTAATTTATCAGAGAAACCTTCTAGCATTTTTTTAGTACATGGACTCGTGTCACAAAGTATTGGATATTCTCCAAAGTTACTAACTTCTTGAAGTGCATGTTCCAATTCATCAGATTTTTGTTTAGCTTGTTTATTAAAACCTTTTGAACTAAATGGCATACCACAACATAAATTTCCTAAGTCATTAGGGAATAAGATTTGAAAACCTGCTTTTTTAAGTAATTTAACTGTTAAATCAAATAACTCTTCATCAACTGTTGTTTTAGAGCTTCTACCCATACTTCTATTAATACAAGAAGGGAAATAAACAACTTTTTTACTTGTTAACTGTTGTTCAAAATCTAAATTGATTTTTGCAGGTTTTGGTAAATATGGACTCCATTTTGGAATACTACCATTTGTCCAATCTCTTAAAGTTTCCGTAATAGAACCCATACTTGGTGTTCCAAAAACTGCATGTGTTATGTTTGCAGAGC
This window contains:
- a CDS encoding transporter substrate-binding domain-containing protein, yielding MRLLIIILYVFSNYVFALSNTQFFDKLNTEEKEFLKTHPQIIVSNEKDWAPYDYNEQGVAKGYSIDYLKLIGSKLGVEFKFETDTWSNLIEKIKAKEIDIIHPISYIEKRKEYINYAKSILDADLSIVSTDIQSEIDSLNDLKFKTVAVVKGWSSTKYLKKNYPEIIFKEFDTSKEKLEAVAFGKADAAIEYFITANYIKNRYLLNNLKIVHRIEIEDLKRSLHIAVRKDWEILVPIINKAIESITEEEILLLNRKWMNVKDDIVVLTEQEKDFLKKIPYILTRVAKDYYPFSFTEDSKEKGYVIDYTNLIAKKLGIEVRYVKNQTWKESIQDLKDTRIDILPMMKKTPEREMYAIFSTPLLETYIGIATLEKNIKKASLETLSGKKVGILGGYWFVDNLKKHYPKIKRVIYKSNLEALVGLKAGEIDAVVSTEPVMQYLIKRNFFSEIKTKPILNNVYLPKTIGRYAIRKDWPLMESILRKTMATIKEKDILALKEKWFGKRTNFSNPLGLKFNNDELMYMKNKKVIKMCVDPNWMPYEQIKNNKHIGMSSDYFDIFRKVIPIPVKLVNTDNWTQTLSYVKQRKCDLISLAIPTPMRLKYLDFSKSYIDVPLVMATDLMKPFVTSFTDVLNYKIGVVKGYAYYEILKNKYPKLNLVEVENVDDGMNKVISGEIYGFVDSLAVVGYSVQKNYLGSVKIAGEVDENLELGVAVRNDEPLLKSIFDKIISELKPSDHRSILNKWVSVTYDKSFDSSLAWKIAIAISIILGFFFYRQNMLKKQNNMLLNSQKILQEANEEFEHLINSTIEAIFVWKDDKCINANSEAVKLFGYKDKSDLLELSALDIVDPLFHEEVKEKREKKLTSAYEINAIKMDGTVFPVLVKGYNFILRNSEVRVSAFIDLSDIKHKERLLTEHTKMVALGEMLGNIAHQWRQPLSVISTAASGIQIQKDMGMLNDNMFNETMDSIVLNTNYLSNTINDFTNFIKDNKTKKDFDLKEHIKKDLTILNSMIKTEHINVVTNIEEDIIINNFENEFSQAIINIISNSKDAFVERNIENRLILIDGKKENNTVLLTIKDNANGISKDILDKVFEPYFTTKHKSQGTGVGLYMTNKIIVESMKGTIDVSNDNYTYEGVLYKGAMFRLTL